From Cellulosimicrobium cellulans, the proteins below share one genomic window:
- a CDS encoding ATP-dependent helicase produces the protein MSTPPVSRPPSLRTADEILDALDPDQRDVAVALRGPVCVLAGAGTGKTRAITHRIAYGVRTGVYAPTSVLAVTFTARAAGEMRTRLRELGATGVQARTFHAAALRQLGYFWPKVVGGAPPRILEHKAPVIAESARRLGVGVDRVAVRDLSSEVEWAKVSLVTADDYVRACEAIDREPPAGYDHQTVARLITAYEDVKTERSVIDFEDVLLMLGDMLSTQGGVADEVRRQYRHFVVDEYQDVSPLQQFVLDQWLGGREELCVVGDPSQTIYSFTGATPHHLLTFSRTHPDAQVIRLVRDYRSTPQVVNLANQLLARAGRAGGAHQALELVAQRPAGPPVAFTAYDDDEAEATGIAQRIARLLAAGTRASEIAVLYRTNAQSEAFESALADAGIGYLVRGGERFFQRKEVRDAIVLLRGAARSADSEVAMPETVRDVLAAAGWAPAPPAARGAARERWESTQALVALADDVAALAQEADGPAPTVATFVAELDERAAAQHAPTVEGVTLASLHAAKGLEWDAVFLAGVSEGLMPISLAETDEAIAEERRLLYVGITRAREHLELSFARSRNPGGRATRRRTRFLDGLWPDEPGAHGTRRPRAGQAKLRLTGEYDRELFESLREWRRQVAQETDKPAFTVLVDTALAAIAESRPTSTAALARINGLGPAKIERYGAAILEIVGRAER, from the coding sequence ATGTCCACGCCACCGGTCTCACGTCCGCCGTCCCTGCGCACCGCCGACGAGATCCTCGACGCGCTCGACCCCGACCAGCGCGACGTCGCGGTCGCGCTGCGCGGCCCGGTGTGCGTGCTCGCGGGTGCCGGGACGGGCAAGACGCGCGCCATCACGCACCGCATCGCCTACGGCGTCCGCACCGGCGTGTACGCGCCGACGAGCGTGCTGGCCGTGACGTTCACCGCGCGGGCCGCGGGGGAGATGCGCACGCGCCTGCGCGAGCTCGGTGCGACGGGCGTCCAGGCGCGGACGTTCCACGCCGCGGCGCTGCGTCAGCTCGGCTACTTCTGGCCCAAGGTCGTCGGCGGCGCGCCGCCGCGCATCCTCGAGCACAAGGCCCCGGTCATCGCCGAGTCGGCGCGCCGCCTCGGGGTCGGCGTCGACCGCGTCGCGGTGCGCGACCTGTCGTCCGAGGTCGAGTGGGCCAAGGTCTCGCTCGTCACCGCGGACGACTACGTCCGGGCGTGCGAGGCGATCGACCGCGAGCCTCCTGCCGGCTACGACCACCAGACGGTCGCGCGCCTCATCACGGCCTACGAGGACGTGAAGACCGAGAGGTCGGTCATCGACTTCGAGGACGTGCTCCTCATGCTGGGCGACATGCTCTCGACGCAGGGCGGGGTCGCGGACGAGGTCCGGCGCCAGTACCGGCACTTCGTGGTCGACGAGTACCAGGACGTCTCGCCGCTGCAGCAGTTCGTCCTCGACCAGTGGCTCGGGGGGCGCGAGGAGCTGTGCGTCGTCGGGGACCCGTCGCAGACGATCTACTCGTTCACGGGCGCGACGCCGCACCACCTCCTCACGTTCTCGCGCACGCACCCGGACGCCCAGGTCATCCGGCTCGTGCGCGACTACCGCTCGACGCCGCAGGTCGTGAACCTCGCCAACCAGCTCCTCGCGCGCGCCGGGCGCGCGGGCGGGGCGCACCAGGCGCTCGAGCTCGTCGCCCAGCGGCCCGCGGGACCGCCGGTCGCGTTCACCGCGTACGACGACGACGAGGCGGAGGCCACGGGCATCGCCCAGCGGATCGCGCGGCTCCTCGCGGCGGGGACGCGCGCGAGCGAGATCGCGGTCCTGTACCGGACCAACGCGCAGTCGGAGGCGTTCGAGTCGGCGCTCGCCGACGCGGGCATCGGCTACCTCGTCCGGGGCGGCGAGCGCTTCTTCCAGCGCAAGGAGGTGCGCGACGCGATCGTGCTCCTGCGCGGCGCCGCCCGGTCTGCGGACTCGGAGGTCGCGATGCCCGAGACGGTGCGCGACGTGCTCGCCGCCGCCGGGTGGGCTCCGGCGCCTCCCGCCGCGCGGGGTGCGGCGCGTGAGCGGTGGGAGTCCACGCAGGCGCTCGTCGCGCTCGCCGACGACGTCGCGGCGCTCGCGCAGGAGGCTGACGGACCGGCCCCGACGGTCGCGACGTTCGTGGCCGAGCTCGACGAGCGCGCCGCCGCGCAGCACGCACCGACCGTGGAGGGCGTGACGCTCGCGTCGCTGCACGCGGCCAAGGGCCTCGAGTGGGACGCGGTGTTCCTCGCCGGCGTGAGCGAGGGCCTCATGCCGATCTCGCTCGCGGAGACGGACGAGGCGATCGCGGAGGAGCGGCGGCTGCTCTACGTGGGCATCACGCGCGCCCGCGAGCACCTCGAGCTGTCGTTCGCGCGGTCACGCAACCCGGGCGGTCGTGCGACACGGCGCCGGACCCGGTTCCTCGACGGGCTGTGGCCGGACGAGCCGGGCGCGCACGGGACGCGCCGTCCGCGTGCCGGGCAGGCGAAGCTGCGGCTCACGGGGGAGTACGACCGCGAGCTGTTCGAGAGCCTGCGCGAGTGGCGGCGCCAGGTCGCGCAGGAGACGGACAAGCCGGCGTTCACGGTGCTCGTGGACACGGCGCTCGCGGCGATCGCGGAGTCCCGACCCACCAGCACGGCCGCGCTGGCCCGCATCAACGGGCTCGGGCCCGCGAAGATCGAGCGGTACGGCGCCGCGATCCTGGAGATCGTGGGCCGCGCGGAGCGGTGA
- a CDS encoding WhiB family transcriptional regulator gives MRLTALLDNITAQGGSGPWVPHQPLATPLGEKDSAEFDRLLAGLLPCRTNDPELWFAERSAEVEEAKALCRTCPLVEGCLAGAIERREPWGVWGGEVFVDGAVVARKRGRGRPSKAEVLAREAERQAQEASRAEAEASVGASTAA, from the coding sequence GTGCGGCTCACCGCGCTGCTCGACAACATCACTGCCCAGGGCGGATCCGGCCCCTGGGTCCCCCACCAACCGCTGGCCACACCCCTCGGCGAGAAGGACTCCGCGGAGTTCGACCGTCTCCTCGCGGGTCTGCTGCCCTGCCGCACCAACGACCCGGAGCTCTGGTTCGCCGAGCGGTCCGCCGAGGTCGAGGAGGCCAAGGCCCTGTGCCGGACGTGCCCCCTCGTCGAGGGCTGCCTCGCCGGCGCGATCGAGCGTCGCGAGCCCTGGGGCGTCTGGGGCGGCGAGGTCTTCGTGGACGGCGCCGTCGTCGCGCGCAAGCGCGGCCGCGGCCGTCCGAGCAAGGCCGAGGTGCTCGCCCGCGAGGCCGAGCGCCAGGCGCAGGAGGCGTCGCGCGCCGAGGCCGAGGCGTCAGTCGGCGCCTCGACGGCGGCCTGA
- a CDS encoding ThiF family adenylyltransferase, with protein MLRPEAPLLRRAPGEVQVGTDPRWSVRLAGLEPGEEQWLHALASPSARRGDGCEAATPAAPARRAALVRLLEEAHLLVPARRRRPVSPAPGNGEADVGVLSALRPDGAGHRVLAARARATVAVVGLGRVGAALAVHLATAGVGTIALKDHGTVLATDVGVGAYRLRDVGASRETAVRRLVEEVAPGVVIAAGGDARPPADASAATRAPGRPPDVVVVVEHGAADPERVARLVGEGVAHLSVVVREADVVVGPFVRPGLDPCLTCVDLHHADADPCWPQLARQLRERGVRAGEESSLAASAAAVALGQVLAALDGLVPRAATACIEIPAPDAVPRLRETGRHPRCGCDELARTPPDGAPLTMSGRRRGAD; from the coding sequence GTGCTGCGACCCGAGGCCCCGCTGCTGCGGCGCGCTCCGGGCGAGGTGCAGGTCGGCACCGACCCGCGGTGGTCGGTCCGGCTCGCCGGGCTCGAGCCCGGCGAGGAGCAGTGGCTGCACGCGCTCGCCTCGCCGTCGGCGCGGCGGGGTGACGGGTGCGAGGCCGCGACACCCGCGGCGCCCGCCCGCCGGGCCGCGCTCGTCCGGCTCCTCGAGGAGGCGCACCTGCTCGTCCCCGCCCGCCGGCGACGCCCCGTCTCGCCCGCCCCGGGCAACGGCGAGGCGGACGTGGGCGTGCTCTCGGCCCTGCGGCCCGACGGAGCCGGGCACCGTGTCCTCGCGGCCCGCGCCCGGGCGACCGTCGCCGTCGTCGGGCTGGGCCGGGTCGGGGCCGCGCTCGCCGTGCACCTCGCGACAGCCGGCGTGGGCACGATCGCCCTGAAGGACCACGGCACGGTCCTCGCCACCGACGTCGGGGTGGGCGCGTACCGGCTGCGCGACGTCGGGGCGTCCCGCGAGACCGCGGTGCGGCGGCTCGTCGAGGAGGTGGCGCCCGGGGTCGTCATCGCCGCGGGTGGGGACGCACGCCCGCCGGCGGACGCGTCCGCGGCGACGCGAGCGCCGGGTCGGCCTCCGGACGTCGTCGTCGTGGTCGAGCACGGCGCGGCGGACCCGGAACGGGTCGCGAGGCTCGTGGGAGAGGGGGTGGCGCACCTGTCGGTCGTGGTGCGCGAGGCCGACGTCGTCGTCGGACCGTTCGTCCGGCCGGGCCTCGACCCGTGCCTGACGTGCGTGGACCTGCACCACGCGGACGCCGACCCGTGCTGGCCCCAGCTCGCACGGCAGCTGCGCGAACGTGGCGTGCGTGCAGGCGAGGAGTCGTCGCTCGCGGCGTCGGCTGCCGCGGTCGCGCTCGGTCAGGTCCTGGCAGCCCTGGACGGGCTCGTGCCCCGCGCAGCCACGGCCTGCATCGAGATTCCTGCTCCCGATGCGGTGCCGCGGCTGCGCGAGACAGGTCGCCACCCGCGCTGCGGGTGCGACGAGCTGGCGCGCACGCCCCCGGACGGAGCGCCGCTCACCATGTCAGGCCGCCGTCGAGGCGCCGACTGA
- a CDS encoding YgjP-like metallopeptidase domain-containing protein — MVRETIVEVRRSRRRKSTVSAYRDGERTIVAIPARFTRAQEREWVQRMLDRLADSERRRRPSDDELERRAVELSEKYLDGRAHPTSVRWSGNQDRRWGSCTLIDGTIRISTRVRGMPPWVLDYVLLHELAHLLHAGHGPGFWKLLESYPRTDRARGFLEGFSFARDAELEPDGDEPGAPVEDAGLAAERSTGAP, encoded by the coding sequence GTGGTCCGGGAGACGATCGTGGAGGTTCGGCGCAGCCGCCGACGCAAGAGCACGGTGAGCGCCTACCGCGACGGCGAGCGCACGATCGTCGCGATCCCGGCGCGGTTCACCCGCGCGCAGGAGCGCGAGTGGGTCCAGCGCATGCTCGACCGTCTGGCCGACTCCGAGCGTCGACGGCGCCCCTCCGACGACGAGCTCGAGCGTCGTGCCGTCGAGCTGTCCGAGAAGTACCTCGACGGCCGCGCGCACCCGACGAGCGTGCGCTGGTCCGGGAACCAGGACCGGCGGTGGGGGTCGTGCACCCTCATCGACGGGACGATCCGCATCTCGACCCGCGTGCGGGGGATGCCCCCGTGGGTGCTGGACTACGTGCTGCTGCACGAGCTCGCGCACCTGCTCCACGCCGGCCACGGCCCGGGGTTCTGGAAGCTGCTCGAGTCGTACCCGCGGACGGACCGGGCACGCGGCTTCCTGGAGGGCTTCTCGTTCGCGCGGGACGCGGAGCTCGAGCCCGACGGCGACGAGCCCGGCGCCCCCGTTGAGGACGCCGGGCTCGCGGCAGAGCGGTCGACAGGCGCCCCCTGA
- a CDS encoding zinc-dependent metalloprotease, translating to MSSLPPDRTPGPDDDTPFDPRFEELLRSMLGPDADEALRELRARGLDPQALAAGGAADPQLFQHVLAQVQRLLSTPSDGPVNTDVSHDVARQVAVAEGDPSVTTAQQRAVTESLSVAELWLDAVTDLPPSGGRAQAWSRSEWVEHTLPAWNELVAPVAASVADALATVLRDQLPEGLGDDPSALPGVGFTLPGQVPGLPAGALGLPGDPAALMQRLGSAVFGMQVGQAAGTLSREVFGATDVGLPLLDQPGTVLLPTNVEAFAEGLDAPADEVRLFLALREAAHARLFTHVSWLRGHLRSLVDAYARGITIDLSALESQLSDVDLTDTDALQRALSGGVFGLQNTPEQQATLLRLETTLALVEGWVDEVTAAAALPHLPHAVPLREMLRRRRAAGGPAEHTFATLVGLELRPRRSRDAAALWALIAAQSGSSARDGVWDHPDLLPDATDLDDPAGYESRRAVTRIEEADVDRALEEIFRAADGTGGADSSTGTADDATTDDATDDGPTDGGGTTR from the coding sequence ATGAGCAGCCTTCCCCCCGACCGCACGCCCGGACCGGACGACGACACGCCCTTCGACCCGCGGTTCGAGGAGCTGCTCCGCTCGATGCTCGGACCCGACGCGGACGAGGCGCTGCGCGAGCTCCGTGCCCGCGGCCTCGACCCCCAGGCGCTCGCCGCCGGGGGCGCGGCGGACCCCCAGCTCTTCCAGCACGTCCTCGCGCAGGTCCAGCGGCTGCTGTCGACGCCGAGCGACGGCCCCGTGAACACGGACGTCTCGCACGACGTCGCGCGCCAGGTCGCGGTCGCCGAGGGCGACCCCTCCGTCACGACGGCGCAGCAGCGCGCCGTGACGGAGTCGCTGTCCGTCGCCGAGCTGTGGCTCGACGCCGTCACCGACCTCCCGCCCTCGGGCGGGCGCGCCCAGGCGTGGAGCCGCTCCGAGTGGGTCGAGCACACGCTCCCGGCGTGGAACGAGCTCGTCGCCCCCGTCGCGGCCTCCGTCGCCGACGCGCTCGCGACGGTCCTGCGCGACCAGCTCCCGGAGGGCCTCGGCGACGACCCGTCGGCGCTGCCCGGGGTCGGGTTCACCCTCCCGGGCCAGGTGCCCGGGCTCCCCGCCGGGGCGCTCGGGCTGCCGGGCGACCCCGCGGCGCTCATGCAGCGTCTCGGCTCGGCCGTCTTCGGCATGCAGGTGGGCCAGGCGGCGGGCACGCTCTCGCGCGAGGTCTTCGGCGCCACCGACGTCGGGCTGCCGCTGCTCGACCAGCCCGGGACGGTCCTCCTGCCCACGAACGTCGAGGCGTTCGCCGAGGGGCTGGACGCCCCCGCCGACGAGGTCCGCCTGTTCCTCGCGCTCCGCGAGGCGGCCCACGCGCGCCTCTTCACGCACGTCTCGTGGCTCCGCGGCCACCTGCGCAGCCTGGTCGACGCGTACGCGCGCGGCATCACCATCGACCTGTCGGCGCTCGAGTCGCAGCTCTCCGACGTCGACCTCACCGACACGGACGCGCTCCAGCGCGCCCTGTCCGGCGGCGTCTTCGGGCTCCAGAACACCCCCGAGCAGCAGGCGACGCTCCTGCGGCTCGAGACGACGCTCGCGCTCGTCGAGGGCTGGGTGGACGAGGTGACGGCAGCCGCCGCCCTCCCCCACCTACCGCACGCCGTCCCGCTCCGCGAGATGCTCCGGCGCCGGCGCGCGGCGGGCGGCCCCGCCGAGCACACCTTCGCGACCCTCGTCGGCCTGGAGCTGCGGCCCCGGCGCTCACGCGACGCGGCGGCGCTGTGGGCGCTCATCGCCGCGCAGTCCGGATCGAGTGCACGCGACGGCGTCTGGGACCACCCCGACCTCCTCCCGGACGCGACGGACCTCGACGACCCCGCGGGCTACGAGAGCCGGCGGGCCGTGACCCGCATCGAGGAGGCCGACGTCGACCGCGCGCTGGAGGAGATCTTCCGCGCCGCCGACGGGACGGGCGGCGCCGACTCTTCGACCGGGACGGCGGACGACGCGACGACGGACGACGCGACCGACGACGGGCCGACCGACGGCGGAGGCACCACGCGCTGA
- a CDS encoding NAD-dependent epimerase/dehydratase family protein, which translates to MSEGRVRSRRSDAVPAGGRPPGVPGEAPTSEPVVPPGDPVVVVGVGQVADAVRHGLAAAEASPVDPGGWPDGARRLVVVAPAGEFGAPRAKTDAEQRARLALLGRRAGEAAVAAGIEHVVAVTSAAVHGATPGRAVIDDDDPVAVDDGPGFAGDVAAFEDALREALGGVPLGLVRPTVVVGPGIDTLLTRHFEAPRLLTVRGGERTWHLVHVEDVVAAVRVALDQGLVGGLTAGPLRGGLPDVLDSETVAAAAGLRTVQLPPATAFGAAERLHRVGVLPSPAGDLAFVVHPWSVSAGRLHDAGWSPTWSGAAALEVLLAEVRGRVGVAGLRFGGRDAAALGAAGAAVAVLGTAAVWRQARSRRP; encoded by the coding sequence ATGTCCGAGGGCCGGGTTCGCTCACGGCGCAGCGACGCGGTCCCCGCCGGGGGCCGGCCCCCGGGCGTCCCGGGGGAGGCCCCCACGAGCGAGCCCGTCGTGCCGCCGGGCGACCCCGTCGTGGTCGTCGGCGTCGGCCAGGTCGCTGATGCGGTGCGTCACGGGCTGGCCGCCGCGGAAGCGTCGCCGGTGGACCCCGGCGGGTGGCCCGACGGCGCACGCCGGCTCGTCGTGGTCGCCCCGGCGGGGGAGTTCGGTGCGCCGCGGGCGAAGACCGACGCCGAGCAGCGCGCCCGGCTCGCGCTCCTCGGCCGCCGCGCGGGCGAGGCCGCGGTCGCAGCGGGGATCGAGCACGTCGTCGCGGTGACCTCTGCCGCGGTGCACGGGGCGACGCCGGGTCGCGCGGTGATCGACGACGACGACCCGGTCGCCGTCGACGACGGCCCCGGCTTCGCGGGGGACGTCGCCGCGTTCGAGGACGCGCTGCGCGAGGCGCTGGGCGGGGTGCCGCTCGGGCTCGTGCGGCCGACCGTCGTCGTCGGGCCGGGGATCGACACGCTCCTCACGCGGCACTTCGAGGCACCGCGCCTGCTCACGGTCCGCGGCGGGGAGCGCACGTGGCACCTCGTGCACGTCGAGGACGTGGTCGCGGCGGTGCGGGTCGCGCTCGACCAGGGCCTCGTCGGTGGTCTCACGGCCGGTCCGCTGCGTGGCGGGCTGCCCGACGTGCTCGACTCCGAGACGGTGGCCGCAGCAGCCGGCCTGCGCACGGTCCAGCTCCCGCCCGCGACCGCGTTCGGCGCCGCCGAGCGGCTGCACCGGGTCGGGGTGCTGCCGTCACCGGCGGGCGACCTCGCGTTCGTCGTGCACCCGTGGTCGGTCTCGGCCGGGCGCCTGCACGACGCCGGGTGGTCTCCGACCTGGTCGGGTGCGGCGGCGCTGGAGGTGCTCCTCGCGGAGGTGCGCGGCCGGGTGGGCGTCGCGGGGCTGCGGTTCGGCGGCCGCGACGCGGCCGCCCTCGGCGCCGCGGGTGCGGCGGTCGCGGTCCTGGGGACCGCGGCGGTCTGGCGGCAGGCGCGGTCCCGTCGCCCGTGA
- a CDS encoding YlbL family protein, which yields MSDAPSFDALLTEDEHVPPPVTRRSLTFGISLLATTLLVAGLAILPAPYAVRSPGPTEDTLGEQDGTPLISITGAETFDSTGELRLTTVSVAGGPGYPVNLAQVVQGWFDRSRSVRPVEEVFPTGRSKEETEQQGQAEMISSQENATVAALTELGYEVPATLTVEAAVPDSGSDGVVEPGDVIVELDGAPVPTYQDLIDGLAAVDPGADVTLGVLRDGAETDLTVTTTDGGDTALLGVFIDPTFDFPVDVTIQIEDIGGPSAGTMFALGIVDQLTPEDEANGVVIAGTGTMSVEGDVGPIGGIQQKLYGALRDGATWFLAPQANCPEVVGNVPDGLHVAAVSTLADARAAMEAIGAGEGDTLATCEARG from the coding sequence GTGAGCGACGCCCCCTCCTTCGACGCCCTCCTCACCGAGGACGAGCACGTCCCGCCGCCGGTGACGCGGCGGTCCCTGACGTTCGGCATCTCCCTGCTCGCGACGACGCTGCTCGTCGCGGGCCTCGCGATCCTGCCCGCGCCCTACGCGGTGCGGTCGCCGGGGCCGACGGAGGACACGCTCGGAGAGCAGGACGGCACGCCGCTCATCTCCATCACGGGCGCCGAGACCTTCGACTCGACGGGGGAGCTGCGTCTGACGACGGTCTCGGTCGCGGGCGGACCCGGCTACCCGGTGAACCTCGCCCAGGTCGTGCAGGGCTGGTTCGACCGGTCGCGCAGCGTGCGCCCCGTCGAGGAGGTCTTCCCGACCGGCCGCTCCAAGGAGGAGACGGAGCAGCAGGGCCAGGCCGAGATGATCTCCTCGCAGGAGAACGCGACGGTCGCGGCGCTCACCGAGCTCGGGTACGAGGTGCCGGCGACGCTCACGGTCGAGGCTGCGGTCCCGGACAGCGGGTCGGACGGCGTCGTCGAGCCGGGGGACGTCATCGTCGAGCTCGACGGAGCGCCGGTCCCGACGTACCAGGACCTCATCGACGGCCTGGCCGCCGTCGATCCCGGCGCCGACGTGACGCTCGGCGTCCTGCGCGACGGCGCGGAGACCGACCTCACGGTGACGACGACGGACGGCGGCGACACCGCGCTGCTCGGCGTGTTCATCGACCCGACGTTCGACTTCCCGGTCGACGTGACGATCCAGATCGAGGACATCGGCGGCCCGAGCGCCGGGACGATGTTCGCGCTCGGCATCGTCGACCAGCTCACGCCCGAGGACGAGGCGAACGGCGTCGTCATCGCGGGCACGGGAACGATGAGCGTCGAGGGCGACGTGGGCCCGATCGGCGGCATCCAGCAGAAGCTCTACGGCGCCCTGCGCGACGGCGCGACGTGGTTCCTCGCGCCGCAGGCCAACTGCCCGGAGGTCGTGGGCAACGTCCCGGACGGCCTGCACGTCGCGGCGGTCTCGACGCTGGCCGACGCCCGCGCGGCGATGGAGGCGATCGGGGCGGGCGAGGGGGACACGCTCGCGACGTGCGAGGCGCGCGGCTGA
- a CDS encoding PPA1309 family protein produces MPQPDDAASSPAPDPVAPGGPTPQHALALAVHEIEVHAGDAGWDAPPRLFALVATAGALAADPTLADRLPPDVVAAASADPHHLLSIEQEGFAVDGDLEDGLARVAWPATVDGAALVVERIVLPPAAEEGVPDDPDAALDYLTSHPDRQDVRLAVGVLRDGPSWCAVRSRAHDAATDVAGGPDLVPGLVTALRATLED; encoded by the coding sequence ATGCCCCAGCCTGACGACGCAGCGTCCTCGCCCGCCCCCGACCCCGTCGCACCCGGCGGCCCGACGCCGCAGCACGCCCTCGCTCTCGCCGTCCACGAGATCGAGGTGCACGCGGGCGACGCCGGCTGGGACGCGCCGCCGCGGCTCTTCGCGCTCGTCGCCACGGCCGGCGCGCTCGCGGCGGACCCGACGCTCGCGGACCGCCTGCCGCCCGACGTCGTCGCCGCGGCCTCTGCCGACCCGCACCACCTGCTCTCCATCGAGCAGGAGGGCTTCGCCGTGGACGGCGACCTCGAGGACGGGCTCGCGCGCGTCGCCTGGCCGGCGACGGTCGACGGCGCCGCGCTCGTCGTCGAGCGGATCGTCCTGCCCCCGGCCGCGGAGGAGGGCGTGCCCGACGACCCGGACGCCGCGCTCGACTACCTCACGTCGCACCCCGACCGGCAGGACGTGCGCCTCGCCGTCGGCGTGCTGCGGGACGGCCCGTCCTGGTGCGCCGTCCGGTCGCGCGCGCACGACGCGGCCACCGACGTCGCAGGCGGCCCCGACCTCGTCCCCGGCCTGGTCACCGCGCTGCGCGCGACGCTCGAGGACTGA